One genomic window of Pempheris klunzingeri isolate RE-2024b chromosome 12, fPemKlu1.hap1, whole genome shotgun sequence includes the following:
- the tjap1 gene encoding tight junction-associated protein 1 isoform X2, with protein MEVQDNEGFRRHKHKRPFSNQSLLSHIKEALSDSDRIRILQQQNEDLQRRLSLSTHKMEAMEAEFDGSRHYMEAELSRTRDDLDKMRDKFRRLQNSYTASQRANQDLEEKLHALLRKVERDKKTMDQEIVELTNKLLDAKNTIDHLEELNERYRQDCNLAVQLLKCNKSHFRNHKFADLPSELQDMLNKHMKSSLPERGPAPGAQDPDTLSLTPADVVPTSVIARVLEKPEPLLLNSAQSSSCGRPVAEDVFVHVDMTGPAGAEGRGRENSGGQEATQQNGSCRSQNSLDGQSGSEEVGGVPSFEKLNPYPAPPPPHPLYPGRKVIEFSSDDKVKIPKNSPLPNCTYATRQAISLSLVQNDDERQAPGSPAPSSSSGGGVHQRTPPSQRDATSEPLSSQSSPFSSPPQAPSVLASSASSEEDLLSNWQRMFVEKMAPTCDGAVAHRTSFSSQTAQDLQRRRPPPGGGASSSDRHRAAYSDGEEGSSARSWTPSRGSSLDTDTDTEPRPSQRGRYSGGDDSTENSERLLMNLEDDGGSGDTAVTMATSPTDAHRRELVEGESSAEERDVLPHNLPVISPRLLDFDPALAAATHPQRPQKSPKRMGVHHLHRKDSLTRAQEQGTLLD; from the exons ATGGAGGTTCAGGACAACGAAGGGTTCCggagacacaaacataaacGTCCTTTTTCTAATCAGTCTCTGCTGTCCCACATCAAG gagGCATTATCAGACTCCGACAGGATCAG AatcctccagcagcagaatGAAGACCTGCAAcgccgcctctctctctccacccacaAGATGGAGGCCATGGAGGCTGAGTTTGATGGCAGCCGTCACTACATGGAGGCGGAGCTCAGCCGGACTAGAGACGACCTGGACAAGATGAGGGACAAGTTCCGCAG ACTCCAGAACAGCTACACGGCGTCTCAGCGAGCCAATCAGGACCTGGAGGAGAAGCTTCACGCCCTG CTACGGAAGGTGGAGAGGGACAAAAAGACGATGGACCAGGAGATTGTGGAGCTCACCAACAAACTGCTGGACGCCAAGAACACGATTGACCACCTGGAGGAGCTCAAC GAGCGGTACAGACAGGACTGTAATCTGGCCGTCCAGCTGCTCAAATGCAACAAGTCGCATTTCAGGAACCACAAGTTTGCTGAC ctgccctcagagctgcaggacaTGCTGAATAAACACATGAAGAGCAGCCTCCCGGAGCGAGGCCCCGCCCCCGGCGCTCAGGACCCGGACACGCTCAGTCTGACGCCCGCCGACGTTGTGCCGACCTCTGTCATCGCCCGTGTCCTGGAGAAGCCGGAGCCGCTGCTGCTCAACTCTGCGCAATCCAGCAGCTGCGGGCGGCCCGTCGCCGAGGACGTCTTCGTGCACGTGGACATGACGGGCCCGGCGGGGGCCGAGGGCCGGGGCCGGGAGAACAGCGGTGGTCAGGAGGCGACGCAGCAGAACGGCTCCTGCCGTAGTCAGAACAGTCTGGATGGGCAATCAGGCAGCGAGGAGGTGGGTGGGGTTCCATCCTTCGAGAAGCTGAATCCGTACCCAGCACCGccgcccccccaccctctgTACCCCGGCCGCAAGGTCATCGAGTTCTCGTCGGACGACAAAGTGAAGATCCCCAAAAACTCGCCACTGCCCAACTGCACCTACGCCACGCGGCAGGCCATCTCGCTGAGCCTCGTCCAGAATGACGACGAGCGGCAGGCCCCTGGCAGCCCcgcaccttcctcctcctccggggGCGGGGTCCACCAGCGCACGCCGCCGTCACAGCGGGATGCCACCAGCGAGCCGCTGTCCAGCCAGTCCAGCCCGTTCAGCAGCCCGCCGCAG GCCCCCAGCGTCCTGGCGAGCTCTGCCTCCTCGGAGGAGGACCTGCTGTCCAACTGGCAGCGGATGTTCGTGGAGAAGATGGCGCCGACCTGTGACGGCGCCGTAGCTCACCGCACATCCTTCAGCAGCCAGACGGCTCAGgatctgcagaggaggaggccgCCACCAGGGGGCGGGGCCTCCTCCTCTGACCGCCACAGGGCGGCATACTCTGATGGCGAGGAGGGCTCATCGGCGCGCAGCTGGACACCGAGCCGCGGCTCCAGCCTTGACACTGACACCGACACTGAGCCCAGGCCCAGCCAGAGGGGGCGCTACAGTGGCGGCGACGACTCCACAGAGAACAGCGAGAGGCTGCTCATGAACCTGGAGGATGACGGCGGCAGTGGGGACACGGCGGTCACTATGGCGACCAGCCCCACTGACGCCCACAGGAGGGAGTTGGTGGAGGGGGAGAGTTCGGCTGAGGAGCGAGACGTCCTCCCCCACAACCTGCCCGTCATCTCGCCCCGCCTCTTGGACTTTGACCCTGCCCTTGCCGCCGCCACCCACCCCCAGCGGCCGCAGAAGAGCCCGAAGAGGATGGGCGTGCACCACCTGCACCGCAAAGACAGCCTGACCCGCGCCCAGGAGCAGGGCACGCTGCTGGACTGA
- the tjap1 gene encoding tight junction-associated protein 1 isoform X1 encodes MTSAAPARKPYRKAPPQHRETRHALPAAPPPPALQHDINQEALSDSDRIRILQQQNEDLQRRLSLSTHKMEAMEAEFDGSRHYMEAELSRTRDDLDKMRDKFRRLQNSYTASQRANQDLEEKLHALLRKVERDKKTMDQEIVELTNKLLDAKNTIDHLEELNERYRQDCNLAVQLLKCNKSHFRNHKFADLPSELQDMLNKHMKSSLPERGPAPGAQDPDTLSLTPADVVPTSVIARVLEKPEPLLLNSAQSSSCGRPVAEDVFVHVDMTGPAGAEGRGRENSGGQEATQQNGSCRSQNSLDGQSGSEEVGGVPSFEKLNPYPAPPPPHPLYPGRKVIEFSSDDKVKIPKNSPLPNCTYATRQAISLSLVQNDDERQAPGSPAPSSSSGGGVHQRTPPSQRDATSEPLSSQSSPFSSPPQAPSVLASSASSEEDLLSNWQRMFVEKMAPTCDGAVAHRTSFSSQTAQDLQRRRPPPGGGASSSDRHRAAYSDGEEGSSARSWTPSRGSSLDTDTDTEPRPSQRGRYSGGDDSTENSERLLMNLEDDGGSGDTAVTMATSPTDAHRRELVEGESSAEERDVLPHNLPVISPRLLDFDPALAAATHPQRPQKSPKRMGVHHLHRKDSLTRAQEQGTLLD; translated from the exons ATGACGAGCGCGGCACCGGCCAGGAAGCCATACCGTAAGGCTCCGCCACAGCACCGTGAGACACGCCACGCCCTGCCCGCCGCCCCACCTCCGCCTGCACTACAGCACGACATCAATCAG gagGCATTATCAGACTCCGACAGGATCAG AatcctccagcagcagaatGAAGACCTGCAAcgccgcctctctctctccacccacaAGATGGAGGCCATGGAGGCTGAGTTTGATGGCAGCCGTCACTACATGGAGGCGGAGCTCAGCCGGACTAGAGACGACCTGGACAAGATGAGGGACAAGTTCCGCAG ACTCCAGAACAGCTACACGGCGTCTCAGCGAGCCAATCAGGACCTGGAGGAGAAGCTTCACGCCCTG CTACGGAAGGTGGAGAGGGACAAAAAGACGATGGACCAGGAGATTGTGGAGCTCACCAACAAACTGCTGGACGCCAAGAACACGATTGACCACCTGGAGGAGCTCAAC GAGCGGTACAGACAGGACTGTAATCTGGCCGTCCAGCTGCTCAAATGCAACAAGTCGCATTTCAGGAACCACAAGTTTGCTGAC ctgccctcagagctgcaggacaTGCTGAATAAACACATGAAGAGCAGCCTCCCGGAGCGAGGCCCCGCCCCCGGCGCTCAGGACCCGGACACGCTCAGTCTGACGCCCGCCGACGTTGTGCCGACCTCTGTCATCGCCCGTGTCCTGGAGAAGCCGGAGCCGCTGCTGCTCAACTCTGCGCAATCCAGCAGCTGCGGGCGGCCCGTCGCCGAGGACGTCTTCGTGCACGTGGACATGACGGGCCCGGCGGGGGCCGAGGGCCGGGGCCGGGAGAACAGCGGTGGTCAGGAGGCGACGCAGCAGAACGGCTCCTGCCGTAGTCAGAACAGTCTGGATGGGCAATCAGGCAGCGAGGAGGTGGGTGGGGTTCCATCCTTCGAGAAGCTGAATCCGTACCCAGCACCGccgcccccccaccctctgTACCCCGGCCGCAAGGTCATCGAGTTCTCGTCGGACGACAAAGTGAAGATCCCCAAAAACTCGCCACTGCCCAACTGCACCTACGCCACGCGGCAGGCCATCTCGCTGAGCCTCGTCCAGAATGACGACGAGCGGCAGGCCCCTGGCAGCCCcgcaccttcctcctcctccggggGCGGGGTCCACCAGCGCACGCCGCCGTCACAGCGGGATGCCACCAGCGAGCCGCTGTCCAGCCAGTCCAGCCCGTTCAGCAGCCCGCCGCAG GCCCCCAGCGTCCTGGCGAGCTCTGCCTCCTCGGAGGAGGACCTGCTGTCCAACTGGCAGCGGATGTTCGTGGAGAAGATGGCGCCGACCTGTGACGGCGCCGTAGCTCACCGCACATCCTTCAGCAGCCAGACGGCTCAGgatctgcagaggaggaggccgCCACCAGGGGGCGGGGCCTCCTCCTCTGACCGCCACAGGGCGGCATACTCTGATGGCGAGGAGGGCTCATCGGCGCGCAGCTGGACACCGAGCCGCGGCTCCAGCCTTGACACTGACACCGACACTGAGCCCAGGCCCAGCCAGAGGGGGCGCTACAGTGGCGGCGACGACTCCACAGAGAACAGCGAGAGGCTGCTCATGAACCTGGAGGATGACGGCGGCAGTGGGGACACGGCGGTCACTATGGCGACCAGCCCCACTGACGCCCACAGGAGGGAGTTGGTGGAGGGGGAGAGTTCGGCTGAGGAGCGAGACGTCCTCCCCCACAACCTGCCCGTCATCTCGCCCCGCCTCTTGGACTTTGACCCTGCCCTTGCCGCCGCCACCCACCCCCAGCGGCCGCAGAAGAGCCCGAAGAGGATGGGCGTGCACCACCTGCACCGCAAAGACAGCCTGACCCGCGCCCAGGAGCAGGGCACGCTGCTGGACTGA